A portion of the Marinobacter alexandrii genome contains these proteins:
- the nusA gene encoding transcription termination factor NusA, with amino-acid sequence MEASVLIDSFADFARGKNIDRPTMIRILEDVFRTMIRKKYETDDNFDIVINADNGDLEIWRFREIVDDNSEDIWDHDKISLTDAQKIEPDFEIGEEVAEEIKLEDFGRRAVMTARQTLIQKIKDLEKDILFQKYKELVGEIIQGEVYQVLGREILLTDSEGNELAIPKGEQIPKDRYRKGDSVRAIVHRAEMVNGNPKVILSRTSSVFLERLFEAEVPEVYDGLITIKNVVREPGERAKVAVESYDDRIDPVGACVGMKGSRIHSIVRELQNENIDVINFTDNLELYLARALSPAKIISMKISEEKDRVSVYLKPDQVSLAIGKGGQNIKLASKLVGMEIDVFRELDAASEEDVDLDEFTDELEDWVIDELKRVGLDTAKSVLKLGTDDLVRRTDLEEETVHEVIRVLSQEFE; translated from the coding sequence ATGGAAGCGTCAGTATTAATTGATTCGTTTGCGGATTTTGCCAGAGGCAAAAACATTGACCGCCCGACTATGATCAGAATTCTGGAAGATGTATTCAGAACTATGATTCGTAAGAAATACGAAACCGATGATAATTTCGATATCGTTATAAACGCCGACAATGGAGATTTGGAGATTTGGAGATTTAGGGAGATTGTTGATGATAACTCTGAGGACATATGGGATCACGATAAGATAAGTTTGACTGATGCTCAAAAAATTGAACCAGATTTTGAAATTGGAGAAGAGGTTGCTGAAGAAATTAAATTAGAAGATTTTGGAAGAAGAGCAGTGATGACTGCTCGTCAAACTTTGATTCAAAAAATAAAGGATCTTGAGAAAGATATTCTATTTCAAAAATACAAGGAACTTGTAGGAGAGATCATTCAAGGAGAAGTGTATCAGGTTCTAGGAAGAGAAATTCTACTTACAGATAGTGAAGGAAATGAGTTAGCGATTCCTAAGGGAGAACAAATACCTAAGGATAGATATCGGAAGGGGGATAGTGTGAGAGCGATTGTCCATCGAGCTGAGATGGTGAATGGGAACCCTAAAGTGATTTTATCAAGAACGTCATCTGTTTTTCTTGAACGTCTGTTTGAGGCAGAAGTACCAGAAGTTTATGATGGATTGATTACCATAAAAAATGTAGTACGTGAACCAGGAGAGCGCGCAAAAGTTGCAGTAGAATCGTATGATGATAGAATTGATCCTGTAGGGGCATGTGTTGGAATGAAAGGGTCTCGTATTCATTCAATAGTACGTGAATTACAAAATGAGAATATTGATGTAATCAATTTTACTGATAATCTGGAGCTTTATTTAGCTAGAGCCTTAAGTCCAGCTAAGATTATTAGTATGAAAATAAGTGAAGAGAAAGACCGTGTTTCGGTATATCTCAAGCCTGATCAAGTATCTTTGGCAATAGGAAAAGGTGGTCAAAATATTAAATTAGCTAGTAAATTGGTGGGTATGGAGATCGATGTTTTCCGTGAGCTTGATGCAGCCTCAGAGGAAGATGTGGACTTGGATGAATTTACCGATGAACTAGAAGATTGGGTAATAGATGAGCTAAAACGAGTTGGGTTAGATACAGCAAAAAGCGTATTAAAACTCGGAACTGACGATTTAGTGCGTAGAACAGATTTAGAAGAAGAAACAGTACATGAAGTTATTCGAGTTCTAAGCCAGGAATTTGAATAA
- the rimP gene encoding ribosome maturation factor RimP, translating into MEILEEQKIRELVEKAIQDQKDLFLVDVKVKGNTGNQKVLVFVDGDNGISIDQCSKISRQVGSELEEEDFMSGKYTLEVSSPGLDYPLSLLRQYKKNIGRMLEVEIDDGSKFEGELVEADDKAITLRNKSEDLSLSFEKIKQSKVKVLFK; encoded by the coding sequence ATGGAAATTTTGGAAGAACAGAAGATTAGAGAGTTAGTAGAGAAAGCGATTCAGGATCAGAAAGACTTATTCTTGGTTGATGTAAAAGTGAAAGGAAATACAGGAAATCAGAAGGTTCTTGTGTTTGTGGATGGTGATAATGGTATTTCTATTGATCAATGTAGTAAAATAAGTAGACAAGTTGGGTCTGAGCTAGAAGAGGAAGACTTTATGTCGGGTAAATACACGTTAGAAGTTTCTTCACCAGGGTTAGATTATCCTTTATCATTATTACGTCAATATAAAAAGAATATAGGGCGGATGTTGGAAGTGGAGATTGACGATGGAAGTAAGTTTGAGGGGGAGCTAGTTGAAGCAGATGACAAAGCGATTACTTTGAGGAATAAAAGTGAAGATTTATCGCTAAGTTTCGAGAAAATAAAACAGTCAAAAGTTAAAGTATTATTCAAGTAA
- a CDS encoding tail fiber domain-containing protein yields MKLLKKATAVVFFLSYLFSNAQDNSVGINTNSPNANAVLELVSPNSNQGFLVPRVNSSQRSLMSGSLSNLDDGLMVFDTDLNVFYYWNNGNWRAGLGILNALTAGGDLVGAYPNPLIGLAKVTEEKIADQAVSNTKLGNGSVTTDKISDNAVTTDKIVNQAITGGKLEDIGSINAGTYGTETFNVLQLTVDQKGRITGISEVVINIGSGNITNGSILNEDIANSTITISKINSGLGNQNSVLTTDASGVPRWTNRSEFASSALSQNNIYIGSVAGVAQGLPVIGDVSALNTGSAADIQINPSAVGTTEIVNGSITNEDLNKSSIPLSGFGDAVDNVNLGNNKLINVADPSNSQDASSKNYVDTEIADINTESDADSTAIWNKVQADSTYLDDRIATNITDIATLDAEVDADSLALYTKLQVDSTYLDDRIATNITDIAGKQDNDAALTSIAGLTTSGGEIIYTNASDSYTTATLTPAGRAILDDTDATAQRTTLGLGSLATLNSVSATEIASDAVGADEIIDGSITNNEIALNTIIADDIATGAVTTQEILDGTISFADMAQNGATNGQVMKWNNVLSVWESADDVAVSDARFKRDIVAIPEALAKILAIRGVNYFFRSEEFQSYQFSDKKQYGVIAQELKKVFPELVSKGKEGYYRVNYEQLIPVLVAAMQEQQEQINSLNKKVTSQESKLSELESDNKEMKSDLDLIKKMLIGDPAAKKEDK; encoded by the coding sequence ATGAAGCTTTTAAAAAAAGCAACAGCTGTTGTATTTTTTCTCTCTTATCTATTTTCCAATGCACAAGACAATTCGGTAGGTATCAATACCAATTCACCAAATGCAAACGCCGTACTGGAACTTGTCTCACCAAATTCAAACCAGGGATTTCTTGTACCAAGAGTAAATTCTTCCCAAAGATCTTTGATGTCTGGGTCACTGAGCAATCTAGATGATGGCTTAATGGTTTTTGACACTGACCTAAACGTTTTTTATTATTGGAACAATGGTAATTGGAGAGCTGGTCTAGGAATCTTGAACGCTCTAACTGCAGGCGGGGATCTGGTAGGGGCGTATCCGAATCCACTTATAGGATTAGCGAAAGTGACTGAAGAAAAAATTGCAGACCAAGCAGTTTCTAACACAAAACTTGGAAATGGTAGTGTAACTACCGATAAAATAAGTGACAATGCAGTAACTACCGATAAAATTGTTAATCAGGCTATTACAGGAGGTAAGCTTGAAGATATTGGATCTATAAATGCTGGAACTTATGGAACGGAGACTTTTAATGTTCTACAGCTTACCGTAGATCAAAAAGGGAGAATCACTGGAATCTCAGAGGTTGTTATAAACATTGGCAGTGGTAACATTACCAATGGCTCCATTCTCAATGAAGATATTGCAAATAGCACTATCACTATTTCAAAGATCAATAGCGGTCTTGGAAATCAGAATTCGGTCTTGACCACTGATGCTTCAGGGGTTCCGCGTTGGACAAATAGATCAGAATTTGCATCTTCAGCATTATCTCAAAATAATATTTATATAGGTAGTGTGGCTGGAGTAGCTCAAGGATTGCCTGTGATTGGAGATGTAAGTGCATTAAATACTGGTTCTGCTGCAGATATTCAAATCAACCCTAGTGCTGTTGGTACAACAGAAATTGTAAATGGTAGCATCACAAATGAAGATTTAAATAAAAGTAGTATCCCATTAAGTGGATTTGGGGATGCAGTAGATAACGTTAACCTTGGAAACAATAAATTAATCAATGTGGCAGATCCATCTAATTCTCAAGATGCCTCCAGCAAAAATTATGTTGACACTGAAATTGCAGACATCAACACTGAGTCGGATGCAGATTCAACGGCCATCTGGAATAAGGTTCAAGCAGATTCTACTTACTTAGACGATCGTATCGCAACGAATATCACCGATATCGCAACTCTGGATGCCGAAGTGGATGCCGATAGCTTGGCACTGTATACTAAGTTGCAAGTGGACTCAACCTATCTGGATGATCGTATTGCGACCAACATCACTGACATTGCAGGGAAGCAAGATAATGATGCCGCTTTAACTTCGATTGCCGGACTTACAACATCAGGAGGCGAGATCATATATACCAATGCATCTGACTCATACACTACTGCTACACTGACTCCTGCCGGAAGAGCCATTCTTGATGACACAGATGCAACAGCCCAAAGAACAACATTAGGGCTTGGCTCTCTTGCTACATTAAATTCTGTTTCTGCGACAGAGATAGCTAGTGATGCTGTTGGAGCCGATGAGATTATTGATGGCTCAATTACAAACAACGAAATTGCTCTCAATACCATTATTGCGGATGACATAGCAACAGGTGCTGTTACAACTCAAGAAATATTAGATGGAACTATCTCTTTCGCAGATATGGCTCAAAATGGTGCTACCAACGGACAAGTCATGAAATGGAATAATGTTTTGTCAGTATGGGAGTCAGCGGATGATGTTGCGGTTTCGGATGCTCGTTTCAAAAGAGATATAGTTGCAATTCCTGAGGCTCTTGCTAAGATATTAGCTATACGCGGAGTAAACTATTTCTTTAGATCTGAAGAATTCCAATCCTATCAATTCTCGGATAAAAAACAATACGGGGTAATTGCTCAAGAATTAAAAAAGGTATTTCCCGAACTTGTTTCAAAAGGCAAGGAGGGCTATTACAGAGTAAACTACGAGCAGTTGATTCCGGTACTTGTTGCAGCAATGCAAGAACAGCAAGAACAAATAAACTCTTTGAATAAAAAAGTCACTTCTCAAGAATCAAAACTATCAGAACTAGAGTCCGATAATAAAGAGATGAAAAGCGATCTTGACTTAATCAAGAAGATGCTCATCGGGGATCCAGCAGCAAAAAAGGAAGATAAATGA
- a CDS encoding gliding motility-associated C-terminal domain-containing protein yields MRKLLYIIVLIPCWLGAQLYIPNSSLVHISDGANLEVGGELQNRGIIQNEGTLSLYGNWLINNNFNGLIGTLQFLGDSTQMVGPPELTISGLVINQGGEVMFPGDEYTILDRLELRFGNIKPGDDTRFVLGPTAEIFGGSNTSYFDGTLISRGSGIKTFPVGSDGVHAPITLLNVFGFDTEIAATFLGENSSDPIPGDSLLGVSHKGLWEVELLSGTTDPTRIAIDFNNEDLNDFRVKNDIRHRISSPVIAYSDNPTGIFQSLGVNSLVNTDSITFGSIASQLTVRPIRDRKIYLALALAPQVPDEGLYFIPQAFSPQASDPKNQTFRIFGQQVAEEGFALQIYNRYGVLVYSTSSFAEANQRGWDGISQQTGASEPAGVFYYTIRLQFETGLPVEEKGAFYLVK; encoded by the coding sequence ATGAGAAAGCTGCTTTATATAATCGTTCTAATTCCTTGCTGGCTAGGGGCACAATTATATATTCCTAACAGTTCACTAGTTCATATATCTGATGGTGCCAATCTGGAAGTAGGTGGCGAACTCCAAAATAGAGGGATTATTCAAAATGAAGGCACTTTGTCACTATATGGAAACTGGTTAATTAATAACAATTTCAATGGACTCATTGGAACTTTACAATTTTTAGGGGATAGTACTCAAATGGTCGGGCCACCTGAATTAACTATCAGCGGGCTTGTGATTAATCAGGGAGGTGAAGTTATGTTTCCTGGTGATGAATATACTATTCTAGATAGGCTAGAATTGCGATTTGGCAATATAAAACCAGGAGATGACACAAGGTTTGTTTTAGGACCGACCGCTGAAATTTTTGGTGGATCTAACACTTCATATTTCGATGGCACATTAATTTCTAGAGGTAGTGGGATTAAAACTTTTCCAGTTGGATCTGATGGAGTGCATGCACCGATTACTTTGCTAAATGTGTTTGGTTTTGATACTGAAATCGCCGCAACTTTCCTAGGTGAAAATTCATCAGACCCTATCCCCGGAGATAGTTTACTTGGTGTTTCACACAAGGGGCTTTGGGAGGTCGAGTTATTGAGTGGTACCACAGACCCTACCAGAATTGCAATAGATTTCAACAATGAAGATTTGAATGATTTTAGAGTAAAGAATGATATTCGTCATAGAATCAGCTCTCCTGTCATTGCATATTCGGATAATCCTACAGGAATTTTTCAATCACTTGGCGTAAACTCTCTGGTTAATACCGATTCGATCACTTTTGGATCAATTGCTAGTCAACTTACCGTACGTCCAATTCGCGATCGAAAAATTTATCTGGCTTTAGCTTTAGCACCACAAGTACCAGATGAAGGGTTATATTTTATCCCACAGGCTTTTTCACCGCAAGCAAGCGATCCAAAAAATCAAACATTTAGAATTTTTGGCCAACAAGTTGCCGAAGAAGGATTTGCTCTTCAAATCTATAATAGGTATGGAGTATTGGTGTACTCCACTTCTTCATTTGCTGAGGCGAATCAGAGAGGCTGGGATGGAATTAGTCAGCAAACAGGTGCTTCCGAGCCAGCTGGTGTTTTTTACTATACAATCAGGTTACAATTTGAAACTGGCCTTCCAGTTGAGGAAAAAGGAGCATTCTATTTAGTTAAATGA
- a CDS encoding PorP/SprF family type IX secretion system membrane protein, with the protein MKRLITILLLIFAAKALSQDAQFSQYYAASLYLNPAFSGIYKDASLHMNHKRQLQSADLLNELTQVSFIFPIKPKGSLEQSLGGVGVMAFNEKSGFQGIYERNSVFLNYAHNLKFGLLNSYLISIGVQAGYETRRLNFSNLTWGSQYNIFYGFDNTLAGPVTEFDDQQQNIVLNAGIMYYYNPERNYLLHKYSAFIGMSATNLNRPNTSFTIDSESREPMLLKYNGGIEFKLNKLFVTPSLLYLYLRRNQQFNAGLNMAYVPNAERYRASGTQLLFGTWYRFRDSFIFMGGVKVNSLTVRVSYDLNSTLFVPEKGVDLAQNSMEISIQYSLSKNRGLRKASNPLF; encoded by the coding sequence ATGAAAAGACTCATTACCATATTGCTCCTAATTTTTGCTGCAAAAGCGTTAAGTCAAGATGCGCAATTTTCTCAATATTATGCCGCTTCGTTATACTTAAATCCCGCTTTTAGTGGCATATACAAAGACGCTTCTCTTCACATGAATCATAAGAGACAGCTTCAAAGTGCTGATTTGCTAAATGAGTTAACTCAGGTTTCTTTTATCTTTCCTATTAAACCAAAGGGGAGCTTAGAGCAATCTTTAGGAGGTGTTGGAGTGATGGCTTTTAATGAAAAAAGTGGATTTCAGGGTATTTATGAACGAAATTCTGTTTTCCTTAATTATGCTCATAACCTGAAGTTTGGACTCTTGAATTCTTATTTGATATCAATAGGTGTACAAGCGGGGTATGAAACGCGTAGGCTTAACTTTAGTAATCTTACATGGGGATCTCAATACAACATTTTTTATGGTTTCGACAATACATTGGCAGGGCCGGTAACAGAATTTGATGATCAGCAACAAAATATTGTTTTAAATGCTGGCATTATGTATTATTATAATCCTGAAAGAAACTATCTTCTTCATAAGTATAGTGCCTTTATTGGTATGTCTGCCACCAATCTTAATCGTCCAAATACCTCTTTTACAATCGATTCGGAAAGTCGCGAGCCTATGCTACTTAAATACAATGGAGGCATTGAATTTAAACTCAATAAACTGTTCGTTACCCCAAGCCTTCTATATCTATACCTAAGACGAAACCAACAATTCAACGCAGGTCTCAATATGGCCTATGTACCAAATGCTGAAAGGTACAGAGCAAGTGGCACTCAGCTTCTATTTGGAACATGGTATAGATTCAGAGACTCCTTTATTTTCATGGGAGGTGTAAAAGTAAATTCTTTGACTGTTCGTGTCAGCTACGATCTGAATAGTACTCTTTTTGTTCCTGAAAAGGGTGTTGACCTTGCTCAAAACAGCATGGAAATTTCAATTCAATACTCACTTTCTAAAAATCGTGGGTTGAGAAAGGCTTCCAATCCTCTATTCTAA